The sequence TAGGGCCCCAGAATTGCGTTAAGGCGATGGTCGATGAGTTCAGGGCTAGGCGGGACCTAGTTTACCAACTACTTTCGGAAATACCTCAGCTGAGCTGCCCTAGACCCAGGGGCGCTTTCTACATGTTCCCCAAATATTCCCTGGACATGAACTCAGAGGAGCTGACCATGTATCTGCTCCAAGAGGCTCATGTAGCTGTAACCCCCGGCTCTACCTTCGGTCCTTCTGGAGAAGGACACATAAGAATCTCCTATGCGGCTAGCACGCAGCACCTAATCGAAGGAATGCAACGTATCAAAGAAGCGCTGGCTAAGGTCTAAATCAACGTTCCTCTGGAAGCAGCATATTGGGTATGGCATCCTCGATAGGGTAGTCTATTCTGCACCTGGGACAAGTGATTTCGCCTTCTATCACCTCTCCCCCCTCTTCCTTGATTACCTTTAGGTCCAAAGGATGATGCTTGCATTTAGGGCACGCTAATATTTGCATTAGGGACGGTTTCATTTCGCCTCATTTTGGAATGCAGCCCTCACCATAAAATACTGTGCATACACCCACATTTTTATTATGTAAATGAGGAGAAAAGGGGGAGATGGATTAATTATTGCCTTGTGAGATTGCGGTCCATGCTCAACACGGGGGTCATTGGCGTCGGTTCCATGGGCCAGAATCACGCTCGCATATATTCGGAGATATCCAACCTGATCGGCGTGTATGATGTTGATCGAGCACAATGTAAGAAAGTGGCGGAACGTTTCGGAGTGAAGGCCTTCGACTCCATCGAGAGCATTTTAGCTGAGACGGAAGCGGTCAGCGTATGCACCATAACTAGCAAGCATCATGAGATTGCGCGAAGAACTATCCTGGCAGGGCGTCATCTTCTAGTGGAGAAACCGTTCACTGGAGATTCAAGTACCGCAGAAGAATTATGCACCTTGGCCGAGAGGCAGGGGGTGACTTTGGCTGCAGGTTTCGTGGAACGGTCCAACCCAGTAGTCTCGGCGGCTAGAGAAGCTCTGCGAGAGGGGCGCTTCGGTAAGGTTATAACTTTCGCTTCCAGGAGAGTGTCCTCCTTCCCTGCGAGGGTAAGGGATGTGGGAGTGGTGATGGACCTTGGTATTCACGATGTCGATGTGTTGAGATACATGACAGGAATGGAGGCTCGGAGTGTTTACGCTTTAGGGGGAAGATTCAACAGCTCCTCCTTCGAGGACCATGCCAACCTGCTTTTGGAAATGGAGGGTGGCATCGTGGCCTTCGTGGAAGTTAATTGGCTCACGCCCATGAAGGTCCGCAAGGTATCGCTTACGTGCAGCGGAGGGTTCGTGCAGCTGGATTACATGGATCAAAGTTTGGAGGTATCCTCCTCCACCACCAAGGACTTCGATATGGCAGATGCCTTCCGAGTGCCACTGGAGACAGACGTGCGTCGCATCTCCGTCAAGAAGGAGGAACCTCTAAAACGTGAGCTGGAGGATTTCTTAAGAGCGGCCAAGAGCGGAAGCCAACCCCGGGCGGGAGGAAGGGATGCGCTACAGGATCTGCGCATCTGCGAAGCGGCAATAAGGTCCCTGCAATCAGGTCATAAGGTGGAGGTGCAGTGGTGAGGTTCATCGATCTCCGCAGTGACACCGTCACTCTGCCCACGAAGGATATGATGCGAGCTATCCAGGAGGCGGAGTTAGGGGACGATGTGGCGAGAGAGGATCCCACGGTCAACCGACTAGAACGCATGGCGGCGGATCGCTTTGGAAAGGAGGCGGCGCTTTTAGTACCAAGCGGAACAGCGGGCAACTTGATTTCGGTGATGACACATTGTCGCCATGGGGATGAGATGTTCTGCGAAGCGGAGGCTCACATCTATTATTATGAGGTAGGAGGGATATCTTCAGTTGCAGGCGTCATTCCTCGTTTAATAAAAGGTGAGAGAGGGGTCTTCACCGCAGAACAACTAGAAGCCAGTTTTAGAGGAAGAGAGCTGCATTATCCCAATCCCGCCTTGGTGGCTATAGAGAATACGCACAACCGGGCGGGGGGATGCTGCTGGACGCCCCGGCAAGTGGAGGAAGTGGCGGCCTCAGCCCATGATCGCGGTATGAAGGTCCACATAGATGGAGCAAGAATTTTCAACGCCTGCGTGGCCTTGGATGTGGGACCTAAGGATTTCGCGAGGCACGTGGACAGCATAACCTTCTGTCTCTCCAAAGGGCTGGCGTGTCCTGTAGGCTCGGTCATTGTCGGGGATAAGGACTTCATCGATCGAGCCAGGAAGAATCGGAAGATGCTAGGAGGGGGGATGAGACAGGCAGGCATTATCGCTGCTCCAGGCATAGTCGCCTTGGAGAGCATGGTGGAGCGCCTGAAAGAGGATCATGACAATGCAAAAGTTCTTGCTAGAGGGTTAGCGGAACACGGCTTAAGCGTCGACATGTCCACTGTTCAGACCAACATCGTCTTGGTGGATGTCTCCCCTATGAAAGCTAGTGATTATGTGTCTCAGGCTAAGAAGAAAGGTGTCCTGTGCTCTTCATTTGGAAAAACGATTGTAAGGTTTGTTACTCATTATGGAATCACCCAGGAGGATGTAGAGGAAGCGCTAACCAGACTCGCTCCCACATCATAGAAGTTTTTCTAATGAGGAATCTCGCCCTTTTCGACAACACGCTGAAAAATCATTAAGTCAGGCAGCGCTATGCAGTGCTGTCATGACGTCGAAATTACGGTCGTTGATATCGAAAAGGGGGCCTATCAAGAAAGTCGGCGTAGTGGGAATGGGATATGTAGGGATTCCTGCTGCTGTACTTTTCGCTGACGTTCCCCATTTCGAATTGGTGCTAGGATTCCAGCGCGCCTCCAGTTCCTCGGGGCATAAAATAGACATGCTCAATCGGGGAGAGAGCCCCCTTAAAGGCAACGAGCCCGGTCTGGAGGAGCTCTTGAAAAAGGTGGTGGCGGCGCGTAAGTTCCAATGCACATCTGATTTCTCTAGGATTTCTGAGTTGGATGCGGTCACGCTGGCCATACAAACACCCTTCGCCAATCCCAAGGATCTAGTTCCGGATTTCAGCGCTTTGAATGAGGGCCTCCGCAACGTAGGGCGCAATCTGAGAGAAGGGATGCTTGTGGTACTTGAGTCCACGGTTACGCCTGGGACAACTGAGGGAATGGCAAAGCAGTTATTGGAGGAGGAATCTGGATTGGTGGCTGGAGAAGACTTTGCTCTGGCGCACGCCCCAGAAAGGGTGATGGTCGGCCGGCTCATCAGGAACATTCGTGAGCACGATAGGATAGTGGGTGGGATAGACGAGGTCAGCACCGAACGTGCCGCAGAGCTATACGCTCCTGTGCTTACAAAAGGTAAGATAATCAAGATGACTGCCACCGCGGCCGAGGTGACCAAGACTGCCGAGAATACCTTCAGGGATCTGCAGATAGCAGCTGTCAATCAGTTGGCCTTGTATTGCGAGGCTATGGGGGTGAACGTCTATGATGTGAGG comes from Methanomassiliicoccales archaeon and encodes:
- a CDS encoding Trm112 family protein, translating into MKPSLMQILACPKCKHHPLDLKVIKEEGGEVIEGEITCPRCRIDYPIEDAIPNMLLPEER
- a CDS encoding Gfo/Idh/MocA family oxidoreductase; this translates as MLNTGVIGVGSMGQNHARIYSEISNLIGVYDVDRAQCKKVAERFGVKAFDSIESILAETEAVSVCTITSKHHEIARRTILAGRHLLVEKPFTGDSSTAEELCTLAERQGVTLAAGFVERSNPVVSAAREALREGRFGKVITFASRRVSSFPARVRDVGVVMDLGIHDVDVLRYMTGMEARSVYALGGRFNSSSFEDHANLLLEMEGGIVAFVEVNWLTPMKVRKVSLTCSGGFVQLDYMDQSLEVSSSTTKDFDMADAFRVPLETDVRRISVKKEEPLKRELEDFLRAAKSGSQPRAGGRDALQDLRICEAAIRSLQSGHKVEVQW
- a CDS encoding GntG family PLP-dependent aldolase, which produces MRFIDLRSDTVTLPTKDMMRAIQEAELGDDVAREDPTVNRLERMAADRFGKEAALLVPSGTAGNLISVMTHCRHGDEMFCEAEAHIYYYEVGGISSVAGVIPRLIKGERGVFTAEQLEASFRGRELHYPNPALVAIENTHNRAGGCCWTPRQVEEVAASAHDRGMKVHIDGARIFNACVALDVGPKDFARHVDSITFCLSKGLACPVGSVIVGDKDFIDRARKNRKMLGGGMRQAGIIAAPGIVALESMVERLKEDHDNAKVLARGLAEHGLSVDMSTVQTNIVLVDVSPMKASDYVSQAKKKGVLCSSFGKTIVRFVTHYGITQEDVEEALTRLAPTS
- a CDS encoding nucleotide sugar dehydrogenase gives rise to the protein MTSKLRSLISKRGPIKKVGVVGMGYVGIPAAVLFADVPHFELVLGFQRASSSSGHKIDMLNRGESPLKGNEPGLEELLKKVVAARKFQCTSDFSRISELDAVTLAIQTPFANPKDLVPDFSALNEGLRNVGRNLREGMLVVLESTVTPGTTEGMAKQLLEEESGLVAGEDFALAHAPERVMVGRLIRNIREHDRIVGGIDEVSTERAAELYAPVLTKGKIIKMTATAAEVTKTAENTFRDLQIAAVNQLALYCEAMGVNVYDVRTGIDSLKGEGVTRAILWPGAGVGGHCLTKDTYHLERGVKLKGGFLDYPEGLESIYVLARKVNDFMPRHMYNLTVRALERIGKKPTGSKIAILGWAFIHDSDDARNPPSEAYRDLLVQAGARTSVHDPYVPSYPGVPLSKDLDEVVEGADAIAILTAHSQYYSLEPLKLKRLSGCPNPVIVDGRNVVDPDKFIEAGFVYKGIGRGDKNDHIIKF